The following proteins come from a genomic window of Nostoc sp. ATCC 53789:
- a CDS encoding alcohol dehydrogenase catalytic domain-containing protein has product MLAALLYGQEDLRLEQVADPTPAAGEVVIKVGVATTCGTDLKVWRRGGHPKMLKPPTLFGHEAAGRIVALGAGVTNWQVGDRIVANNSAPCMKCFFCQRKEYSLCPNLTWNNGTFAEYLKIPAPIVEHNLLQIPDELPWELAAMTEPLACVLHGVARSNIKPNDQVVVLGDGAIGLMFVAALSEKAEVLLWGGNHHRLEIGQKLGATQTFNYHQIPDIPNLVKELTQGRGADVVIEATGVPSVWETAIACARPGATVNLFGGCPRDTSITVNTEQLHYSELTIKGVFHNTPEYVREALALIASRKIPFELLISEQRPLKDLEQVFCEMKARQVIKVAMIP; this is encoded by the coding sequence TTGTTAGCAGCGTTACTTTATGGGCAAGAAGATTTACGGTTAGAGCAAGTTGCTGACCCCACTCCGGCGGCTGGCGAAGTTGTGATTAAAGTGGGGGTAGCAACAACTTGTGGTACAGATTTGAAGGTTTGGCGGCGTGGTGGTCATCCCAAGATGTTGAAACCGCCGACGCTATTTGGTCATGAAGCTGCTGGGCGAATTGTTGCCTTGGGTGCAGGCGTTACAAATTGGCAAGTGGGCGATCGCATCGTTGCTAATAATTCTGCCCCCTGCATGAAGTGCTTTTTTTGTCAACGTAAAGAGTATTCTTTATGCCCGAATCTGACATGGAATAACGGGACTTTTGCGGAATACTTGAAAATTCCCGCACCGATAGTAGAGCATAATTTATTGCAGATTCCCGATGAGTTGCCGTGGGAATTAGCAGCGATGACGGAACCGTTAGCTTGTGTTTTGCATGGTGTAGCCCGTTCTAATATCAAGCCCAACGATCAAGTAGTCGTCTTAGGAGATGGGGCGATTGGGCTGATGTTTGTGGCGGCGTTGAGTGAGAAAGCTGAGGTGTTGCTATGGGGAGGTAATCACCACCGACTAGAAATTGGTCAGAAATTGGGTGCAACCCAGACTTTTAATTATCATCAAATCCCGGATATTCCCAATTTGGTGAAAGAACTTACCCAAGGACGGGGCGCAGATGTAGTGATTGAAGCCACAGGTGTACCAAGTGTTTGGGAAACTGCGATCGCCTGCGCCCGTCCTGGTGCAACAGTTAACTTATTCGGTGGATGTCCACGAGATACCAGCATTACCGTCAATACAGAACAGCTACACTACAGCGAACTGACAATCAAAGGCGTGTTTCACAATACACCAGAATATGTGCGGGAGGCGTTGGCACTAATCGCTAGTCGCAAAATACCCTTTGAGTTACTTATTAGTGAACAGCGGCCATTAAAAGATTTAGAACAGGTGTTTTGTGAGATGAAGGCGCGACAAGTAATTAAGGTAGCGATGATTCCTTAG